The following are encoded in a window of Sminthopsis crassicaudata isolate SCR6 chromosome 5, ASM4859323v1, whole genome shotgun sequence genomic DNA:
- the SLC35E3 gene encoding solute carrier family 35 member E3, with amino-acid sequence MASLVHTVQENGRIAAGLLLNLLVSICIVFLNKWIYVHYGFPNMSLTLVHFVVTGLGLYICQKLDIFAPKSLQPSKLLLLALSFCGFVVFTNLSLQNNTIGTYQLAKAMTTPVIIVIQTLFYKKTFSAKIQLTLIPITLGVILNSYYDVKFNFLGMVFAALGVVVTSLYQVWVGAKQHELQVNSMQLLYYQAPMSSAMLLMAVPFFEPVFGKGGIFGPWSFSALLMVLLSGIIAFMVNLSIYWIIGNTSPVTYNMFGHFKFCITLFGGYVLFKDPLSINQGLGILCTLFGILTYTHFKLSEQEGNRSKLVQRP; translated from the exons ATGGCATCTCTGGTCCACACTGTGCAGGAGAATGGGCGCATAGCTGCCGGGCTCCTGCTCAACCTGCTGGTCTCCATCTGCATCGTTTTTCTTAACAAATGGATCTATGTGCACTACGGCTTCCCCAACATGAGTCTGACCCTGGTGCACTTCGTGGTGACCGGGCTGGGCTTGTACATCTGTCAGAAACTGGACATTTTTGCCCCTAAGAGTCTGCAGCCCTCCAAGCTGCTGCTCCTGGCCCTCAGCTTCTGTGGCTTTGTGGTCTTCACCAACCTCTCTCTCCAAAACAACACGATAGGCACCTATCAGTTGGCCAAGGCCATGACCACCCCTGTGATCATAGTCATCCAGACTCTGTTCTACAAGAAAACCTTCTCCGCCAAAATACAGCTCACTCTG ATACCCATAACTTTAGGTGTCATCCTAAATTCTTATTACGATGTGAAGTTTAATTTTCTTGGAATGGTGTTTGCTGCCCTTGGGGTGGTAGTTACATCTCTTTATCAAGTg tgGGTAGGAGCCAAACAACATGAGCTGCAGGTGAACTCCATGCAGTTGCTATACTATCAAGCACCAATGTCCTCTGCCATGTTATTAATGGCCGTGCCCTTCTTTGAACCTGTATTTGGGAAAGGAGGAATCTTTGGCCCCTGGTCATTTTCTGCCTTG CTTATGGTTCTGCTATCTGGGATAATAGCCTTTATGGTAAATTTATCCATATACTGGATCATTGGAAATACTTCACCAGTCAC GTATAACATGTTTGGACACTTCAAATTCTGTATTACTTTATTTGGAGGATATGTTTTATTTAAGGATCCACTGTCAATTAATCAGGGACTTGGCATTTTATGCACATTATTTGGCATTCTCACCTATACTCATTTTAAACTTAGTGAGCAGGAAGGCAACAGGAGCAAATTGGTACAGCGTCCTTAA